AGTTTTTAGCTGATTTCAACGAATTGATCATGCCTTTGATGTTATTCGCTTCTGGGTTTATCATGCAAGATTATCTGAGAAAAATTTTTCTGGCGCAATCTGAATTAGACGCCACAGTTTTGATCGATGGTCTCACGGCTTTCCTTCAAATCTTCGTCTTGATTGCCGGATTATACTTCTCTTTCTCACTTTACCATATGCTCTGGTTATTAGGTCTGGCCTATCTCCCATCATTATTAATGGGGATCGTACTATTAAGACCTTCATTGGCTCAACTAAACTTATGGAAAAACTTTATGAATTCGCAATGGAATCAATCCAAATGGTTATTGCTAACTGCAATGGTCCAGTGGTGGTCAGGCAACCTATTCGTAGTTATGTCTGGTGTTTTTATCAGTATCGAAGCATTGGGCGCTTTTAGATTGGTACAATCCTTATTTGGTGTGCTCAATATTCTTTTACAGACTTTCGAAAATTACGTATTGCCACAAGCTTCATCATTATTACATGAGTCCGCATTTAAAGCAAAGCGTTACTTAAAGTCAATCAGCATCCGCTCATTTGCATTGTTTATTATGATCATTAGCGTTGTATTTGTTTTCTCGGAACAAATCATCCAATTGGCCGGAGGAGCTCAATATGTTTCTTATGCCTATGTAATTAAAGGGATGTCCGTTTTATATCTCATCATTTTCATAGGTTATCCTATACGACTTTCCATCCGCGCATTAATCTTAAACAAGAATTTCTTTTTAGGGTATTTGATTTCTTTGGGGTTTAGCTTGATTTCTTTCAAATATCTCCTTCACAATTGGGGGCTCATTGGTGCCATCTCCGGATTAATAGCTTCTCAAATCATCGTACTGACTTACTGGCAATTCATACTTATTCAAAAAAAATTCATCCTATGGAAATAATACATCTTATACTCGGAAAAGCCAATCCTGATCGAATGAACGGGGTCAACAAAGTTGTTTTTCAATTGACATCATGGCAAAAAAAAGCAGGTAGAAATGTTTCAGTTTGGGGAATTACACAAGAGCTCTCTCATAACTATGAGAAACGTAATTTTCAAACCAGATTGTTCCAGGCTGAAAAAAATCCATTTGCCATTCATGCTTCACTAAAAGAAGCGATCCTGGAGAAAAAAGACTCAGCCGTTTTTCACTTACACGGTGGATGGATTCCGGTTTATAGTTCTATTTCCAAACTCATGGCTGATCACCAGATCAAATTTGTCCTCACCCCCCACGGAGCCTACAATAAAATTGCTATGAATCGCAGTAAATGGGTCAAAAAAGTCTATTACCAATTCTTCGAAAAACAATTGATTCATCGAGCTGCCTGTATTCATTGTATAGGTCAAAGTGAACGTGATGGGCTCAATGATTTATTTCCAAACAAAAAATCTTCTTTGATTCCTTATGGTATTGATCTTAAAAACGGTGAAAACACCTCCCTCAAAAACAATAATGAGTTTATAATTGGTTTTGTGGGTCGATTAGATGTCTATACCAAAGGGTTGGATTTATTACTCGCCTCTTTTCGTGAATTTCATAAACTGGAACCGAATTCCAAATTATGGATTATTGGAGATGGTAAAGAAAGAACTGTCTTAGAGTTTTTAGCTCTGGAATATCATATTGAAAATGCCGTCATTTTCTGGGGAAGTAAATATGGCGATGAGAAAAACGCACTTATCCAAAAAATGGATGTATTTGCCCACCCATCAAGGAATGAAGGTCTCCCAAGTTCCATTTTGGAAGCCGCTCATTTAGGAATTGCAAGCGTGGTTTCTCATGCCACCAATATTGCTGACTATATATCTGAAGCACATGCTGGTATAGCTGTTGATAATGAGAATGAATCAGAATTAACACATGCTTTTTCTGAGTTAAAACAACTTAAAAAGAAAAATAAACTCAAAGCCATTGGGCTAAACGCTAAAAAAATGGTGCATACATTCTTTAATTGGAAGAACATTGTACCGCAATATGACCAACTATATCAGCAATGATAAGAGATCAAACCATAGTCAAAGAGCAATTTTTAAAATCAACTGGGCAATATTTATTTATTCTGCTTTTGCTCATGGTGGCCTGTTTCTTCACCTGGAGTGAAAACGTTATGATCACACGTGCCATAAAAGTGGTGGGCAGATTAGGAGTACTGGCCGGGTCCTATTTGGTTTACCGAAGAATTGTTCAATTCGGTGCCGTGGATTCCCTAAAATGGAATAACCCTCTGGCCATCGGGTTATATGGTCTGTATTTACTGATGGGCTTTGCTTCTTTCGCCTGGAGCACCAATGTAGGTTATAGCGCACTTCAATGGTTTATGACCTCTCAGACTTTAGTATTTTGTTATTTCTTCATCAAAAGTATCTACCTGCTGGATATTTATTTCCAGGATCATCGTATCCGAATATTTAATCTATTGGGTAATGTTTCCTTTAGTTTAATCCTTCTATTTGTAGTGGGCATGTGGACTTTACCAGATATCTTTTTCAGATTGACTCACGGTGGCGAAGAAGCGCGATTAGGAGGATATTTTATGAACCCAAATGAATTGGGAATGCTGGCAGGACTAGGCATTGCCGGTTTAATTTTTGATCTTTTCCAAAACGACAGAAAGAAATGGTGGACTGTGGTAAAACTTCTCGTTTTATTCTACGGGTTATACGCTACAGGCTCCAGATCATCACTGATTGGCGCTTTTCTTATAATTGGATTTCATATTTTCCAATCTTCAAACAAGAAACTTAAATATATCTCCATTGGAATGATGTTACTCGTGACACCCATAGCGGTGCATAAAGTCATATTTAAAGATGGGGATCAAAGCAGAATGGAAGAAGTGCTCAGCATGACCGGAAGACTTCCTTTTTGGACTGCACTCATCAATGAAGGATTGCCTAAAGAACCATTATTGGGATATGGTTTTATGCGTATCGCATACAAGGAATATTTTCAGGGTGTACATACCTATCCGGGAAAAATGACTCATAATACTTTTATTCAGGTTTTAATGAATTTAGGGTTCATCGGTTTAACCGTAATCCTATTCCATTTGATCTTTACATTTTATGGAATTTTCCATGAACCCCAATTGAAGAAACAAGTTTTGCTCACTTTACTGATTCCATTGATCATCAACTCTTTTACAGAATTTGGAATCTTTGGAGAATCCAATTATGGAATTCTGTTTTATCAGCTCATTCTCATGTATATCTCATTCCAACCACGTATGGTTTTAAGTCCGCGAGAACGCATTTATTTGCGTAAAAAACGCCCTGAACTTGAGCTCATCTCGGATTCCAGAATTTAATTTCTAATCCAAAATTTGGAATTCTTAAATTCAATATTTTCCTTAAATAACTAACAAACAATACTTTACATTGTTGGCAGCGCTTTTGAATATATGTTTTTGTTCCAAAATCTATATATCATGGAAGCCATATTAAAACACCTCGAATTACAATTATCGTCCAACCAAAACGGTCAGCGTTTAGACCTAATGTCTATGAACAACCCTGACGGGAGTCCAAGATGGATTTGGAATGCGACATCAGAGAAACCACACTTTTTAAAATTCTATGCAACGAATTCATTGAAATCAAAAGTGATCTACTGGGCGATACAAGTATTGTTTTCACTCAAATTGCAAAAGCTACTTTTTAAAACTTCTACCTACTACGTTAAAAACGTAGGACACAGAATTTATCAGGAAATCAATCCATTTAAGCCAAACTGGGCCTTGTTCACCGGAACTGTGGGACCAAATAACAAACTGGTAGTGTATAAACTGGAAGAAGGCAAAGGCTATTTCTTTAAACTGGCACCGAATCATGTTGCAAATGATTTACTTGAAAATGAAGCGCATGCCACTTACAAATTAGATTTATTCAAAGTAAAGTCGTTTAGCTATCCTAAAGTGAGCCACGTGACTCATAATATGATCAAATTAAGCGATGTATCCATGAATAGTCGCTCAGATCATTTTGGTTTAGAACATAGTTTGGCTTTGGGTGAAATGTACAATCACACCATCAAATCTTCTCACCTGGATGATTTATCTGCTTTTCAAAAAACTAAAAAATTACTGGCTCAACTTCATGCAAAAAAAGACTTCAGAATCCCAAACGGATTATTAAAGAAATTGGATCTCTTACTAGAGAAACAAGGCAATAAATCGGTTCAGGTAGCCATGGCTCATGGAGATTTCACTTCCTGGAATTCTTATGTTGAAAACGGAGAAATAGCTATCTATGATTGGGAACTTTCTGCTCCACATATGCCTATTGGCTATGATGCTTTTCATTTCATAATGCAACAAGGAATTCTGGTAAATCATGCTTCCTGGAATGCAATTAAAGAAGAAATATTCCAAACGATTTCTAAGCGTCAATTTAAACTATGGTTGAACTCTGATGAATCAGGGTCTAAAAACATGCGAGATTATCTGGAGCTTTACATGCTTCTCAATACAGTTTATTATTTGGACCTGTATTCTAATCAGGCCAAATGGCATAAGCAGGTACATTGGTTAATCAAAGTATGGAGTGCTGCTATTTCCGATATGTTACAGTCCGGTTCAAATCAACGTCAGGTAGTTATTATGGATGTTTTTGATTCCTTAAAGGATCAACCATATGGTACAGTGAAATTCCCAGAATATTCTCCGGAGAAATTAAATGAATACTCAGATATCGATATGTGTATTCCTCAAAAAAATGCGAGACAACTGGTTCGTTTTTTAAAGCAACATCCCATGACCGCTCAACTTAAATCTGTAAAGTATTCTTATATGAGTAGCGTTCAGGTTTTCTTAAAAGATGGTCAGGTATTGAGTCTGGATTTAATCTGGAAATTAAAAAGAAAATCTGTGGTGATGTTGGATACCAATCAAATCATATCCAGAAGTTATCTCAATGATTTCGGAGTGAAAAAAATCAAACAATCTGACTTAACACATTTCATCGGAATGTTTTACGTCCTGAACGGAAAATCAGTTCCTCAAAAATTCAAAGCCTATGAAATGTTATTGGCTAAAAGCAACTCCGAATTAGACCGTATGTTATATCGTCATTTCGCATTCAACGATCAGATCCATTCAGAGTTGGTGGCTTATTTAAATAAGCAATCCGCAAATCTGGGTGTATCCAAATTATTCAATCAAATCAGTTATTTATGGGATTGTGTAACGAAATTCCTATTTAATAAAGGGATGGTTATCACTTTTAGCGGTGTAGACGGAGCAGGTAAATCTACTGTTATAGAAAAAGTAAAACACAGGGTAGAAAAGGTATTGAGAAAACCCGTTATTGTAATACGTCATCGTCCTTCGTTATTGCCAATTCTTAGTGCATGGGTAAAAGGAAAAGCACAAGCTGAAAAAGATGCCGCAAATACACTTCCAAGACAAGGTGCAAACAACAGTTTCTGGAGCTCACTTTTCAGATTTGGCTATTACTACACAGATTACATATTCGGCCAGTTCTATGTTTTCTTCAAATACCAAATCAGAGGTTATGTAGTGTTATACGATCGCTACTATTTTGATTTCATCAACGACAGCAGAAGAAGCAATATTGAATTGCCAAAAAACTGGATCAAAATGGGATACCATCTGGTATTCACTCCAAATCTGAACTTCTTCTTATATGCAGATCCAGATGTGATTCTTTCCAGAAAAAGGGAACTAGATAAAGCAACGATCTCCTCACTTACCTCAGACTATATCAACTTGTTTAAAAAACTAGGGCAAAACCAAAAAGATACCTACTTCAACATTGAAAACATCCAATTGGAACAAACAATTCGCCAAATCATGCAACAAACTACTCACAAACTAGCTATCGCATCATGAAATCACTAATTGAAAATATAATCCAACTAAGGAATCCTAATTTCAAACTGGATCCTGATCTCAACTCTTACGCATTTTTTCAATTCGTTTGGGTCCAAACCTGGAATATGGTTCGAGGATTAAAATTATTGTTCTATTTCAAAAATCCTAAGGGCGCATTATTAGGTAGAAGTGTTCGATTTTTTAACACCCCTAAAATCCAATTCGGCTCTTTTCTAAAACTCGGTGAACGTGTATATATGAGTGCACTGGGAAAACAAGGAATCTCGTTGGGAAATAATGTAAGTATCGGTGATTTCAGCAGAGTCATTGTATCCACCTCATTCGACCATTTAGGGGAATACATTAAAATCGGAAACAATGTAGGTATCGGTGAATTCGCTTATTTGGGTGGAGCCGGTGGTTTGGAAATTGGAGACGACTGTATTGTAGGTCAATACTTAAGTTGCCATCCGGAAAACCACCATGCAGATCAACCAAACATCCCAATCCGCATGCAAGGTGTATATCGTAAAGGCATTTCCATTGGTTCAAATTGTTGGATTGGCAGTAAAGTCACCATTCTCGATGGTGTTCAAATTGGAAGCGGTTGCGTAATCGCTGCGGGTTCTGTGGTGACTAAATCCTTTGAACCAAATTCAATCATTGGCGGTGTTCCCGCAAAACTCTTAAAATCCAGATTTTGAAAACAAAAAAAACCATACTCGCTACAACTTATGCGGTCAATCCTTTCAAAGGATCGGAAGATGGCATGGGATGGAATTTTGTTTGTCAAATCGCCAGATTTCATTCTGTGATTGCGATTACCAGAGAAAACAATCGTGAAGATATTGAACGCTATATGCAACAGCACCCAAATGATATTTATGAAAATATCACTTTCCTTTATTTCGATTTACCATACTGGATGCGATTCTGGAAAAAAGGAAGTCGTGGAGCCATGTTGTACTATTGGATGTGGCAATATGGGGTCGTTTCATTTATTCGCAAACAAAATATCCATTTTGATATTGTTCACAATTTGAATTTTCACAACGATTGGACCCCAAGCTATTTATGGAAATTAAATAAGCCTTTTGTTTGGGGACCTGTTGGACACCATCCAAAAATTCCAACTCAATATTTAAAAGCATACAAATTCATGTATCAGGTAAAAGACTCTTGTACATGGTTCGTCAAAAAACTATTCTGGAATGGATCAATTGCGTTAAAAAATACCGTTAAGAATGCAAATCACGTATTGTGCATGAATACTTCTGTTCAAACGAAATTAAAACTTAAAACCAATCAACACTCAATTATGCCGTCAGTTGCTACAGAAGATTTTGGTTCCCCAAAAAGCACAAAATCTAAAAAATTCACTTTAATCTCCGCAGGTCGTCTAGTTCCACTAAAAGGTTTCGATCTCAGTATTTTGGCGTTTGCTTCATTTTTAAAACACATTCCATTACCTCATCGTAATGACTGTGAATTAATCATTGTAGGGAAAGGTCCGGAACTCAAAAAATATCAGGACTTATGTAAAGAAAATCAAATCCTTCCTTATGTCAAATTCATTGACTGGATCGATCGCAAAGATCTCATGGAGCTATTTCGCTCAGCTACAGCCTTTTTATTTCCTTCTCACGAAGGCGCAGGTATGGTTGTTGCAGAAGCCCTATCGTTTGGTCTACCGGTCATTTGTTTGGATAATGAAGGTCCAGGTGAATTTATTGATGACTCATGCGGTTTCCGAATTCCGGTACAATCTTATGAGAATACCATACGCGATCTGGATTCTGCTATTCATCAATTGTATATCAAGCCTCATTTACTAAAAGAAATGAAACAAAACGCTAGAAAAAAATTCGAAGAGTCGTTTCACTGGGATAGACGCGGTGAAGCTTTAAATCATATGTATCAAAATCTTTAGTCATGAAAATATTCGCTTTCCATTTACTCAATGATTATAGTGGCAGTCCTAAAGTACTTATGCAACTTATTAAAGGCTGGACAAAAAACAATATTGATGTGCATTTGGTAACCAGTAAAGGTCGTGATGGTTTTCTTTCAAACCTGGATGACGTTTCCTACCATCACTTCTGGTATCAATGGGCAAAGAATCCTTACTTAAGATTTATCAATTTAACGATCAGTCAACTCATCCTCATCTTCTCTTTGTGGTTTAAAGTGAGAAAAGATGATATCATATATGTCAATACAGTATTGCCTTTTGGCGCAGGAATCCTTGGTAAATTAAAAGGCTGTAAGGTAATATACCACATACACGAAACCACGATCAATCCACCTGTGTTCAAGAAAATGGTTTTTGGTATTGCTAAATGGAGTGGTTCAGAAGTCATTTTTGTTTCTGAATTTTTAGCACGCCAGGAGCCATTTGAGAACACTAAAACACACATTTTGTATAATGCAATTGAGAACTCTTTTTTAGAAACTGCATCTCAAAATCGCAAAAAGACTAAAAGTCCTTCTCATGTTTTAATGGTTTGCTCCCTAAAAGATTATAAGGGTGTTCAGGAATTTGTACAGCTGGCACAGCAAAATCTCAATTTCAATTTCAAGTTAGTTTTAAATGCATCACAACAAGAAATTGATTCCTATTTCGAGGCTGTAGACCGTCCGTTGAATTTGCAAATTTTTCACTCTCAAACCAACTTACATCCCTTCTATCAATGGGCAGATGTTATTTTAAATCTTTCACGACCACATCAATGGGTGGAGACTTTCGGACTTACAATCATTGAAGGGATGGCTTATGGAATACCTGCGATTGTTCCTCCTGTGGGTGGGATTACTGAACTTGTTCAGGAAAACACAAATGGGTATAAAGTAGATTGCAGAAAAACACATCTGCTAAATGAAAAACTCAACCAATTGTTTTCTCAAAAAGAAAAGTATGAACAAATGATTCAATACAACATTAACAAAATCAATCACTACAGTGAAAACAGTTTTATACGTAAAAACCTGAGTATTTTATCATTACTGTAATCTGGAAACCATTTCCATATAATGGAAAACATTCTTTGCAAAACAAACTTAAATCACTAAAAAACAGAGCTTTAAATTAAACGCATGGTTTTTGGCATTAACATAGAAACATTTAATCGCCAAAATGAAAACAAAAGTAGCTATCATAGGAACAGTTGGTCTTCCAGCCAAATACGGAGGATTCGAAACTTTAGCCAGTCACCTGGTAAAACATCTGAAAGACAAATTTGACTTCACGGTGTATTGCTCTTCAAAATCCTATGCTAAAGAAGAACAGCAAACGCATTATCAATCTGCACGTTTAAAATACATTCCATTAAAAGCCAATGGGGCTCAAAGTATATTATACGATGCTTTATCAATATTTCATGCATTGTTTTATGCAGATGTACTATTGGTTTTGGGAGTGGCCGGGGCCTGGACTTTTCCTTTTATCAAATGGTTTACAAATAAAAAAATTATCGTTTCTATTGATGGCATTGAATGGAAAAGAGACAAATGGAATTTGCTAGCCAAAAGCTATTTATTCTGGGCAGAATCTATTGCAGTAAAATATTCAAACATCGACATTTCAGATAACGAATCTATTCAGGATTATACTGCAATGCGCTATAACAGTCTAAGCAGAATCATTGAATATGGTGCGGATCATACCATAAAATCTTCCGTGACATATAAAGACATTCAAAAATTCCCTTTTTTATCAGGTGCGTATGCATTTAAAGTATGCCGTATTGAACCAGAAAATAATGTGGGAATGGTGCTCGATGCGTTCTCAAAGCTTCCAAAGTACAATATCGTCATTGTAGGAAACTGGAATAATAGTCCGTATGGCATTAAACTCCGATTACAATATGAATCCTACAAAAACATCCACTTATTGGATCCTATTTATGATCAAAAAATATTGGATGTACTTCGTGGAAATGCGCTATTATACATTCACGGACATTCAGCCGGAGGAACTAATCCGTCACTTGTAGAAGCTATGTATTTGGGGTTACCCATTGCCTCGTTTGGCGTCTCCTACAATAGAACAACTACAGAAAACAAAGCTCACTACTTTCAAAGTAGTAAGGAACTAGTTCAAATTATCAAATCTTCTAAGGTGAGCCAACTAAAAAAACAAGGTCATTTGATGAAGATGATTGCATGTAGAAGATATACCTGGAAAATCATTGCTGACAAATACCAAAATCTGATTTTCGAAGCGATGGTTGTAAAATCTAAATCACCGGTTCAAAAACCAATCAATTATCAACTGAATATGCAACTCAATCAAATGGAATTGGGGCATTTAAACAGCCAGCAATTATTTTTTGAAAAACGTTAAAACAAATCATCATGGACCAATTATACACTTACTTCGCTATACCATTACTTTCATTTGTGTTGACTTTAATATTAGTTCCACCCATAAAAAAACTAGCCATTAAAGTACAATTGGTTGATCAACCAAATTGGCGTAAAGTACATGTAAATCCAATTCCATTAATTGGTGGAGTTACCGTCTTTTTATCTGCTGGTTTGGCCATGTTCTTATCTTCTGACCTATATCAAAACTTTGTAGACCATTATCCGCTTATTCTGGGTGCAGTAATACTCCTCGTGATAGGCGTGGTTGATGATAAAATGGATGTGAGTGCTATATTAAAATTAGCCGCTCAAATTGCTTTAGCCTTCTTTGTGGTTAATAGTGGTATCAGAATCGAATCCCTATATGGAATACTCGGAGTTCATGAACTTTCAGAAACAGCCCAAATAGCATTAACCATGGTAGTTATTGTTGGAACTGTGAATGCCTTTAACTTAATGGATGGAATAGACGGTTTAGCAGCCGGATTAGCTATTTTATGTTTAAGTGTGTATTCATTGATTGCTTTTGCCATATCTCAATATTTCCTCATGACATTATATGTCGCTTTAATAGGCGCATTATTGGGGTTTCTAAGATTCAACCTTTCCGCATCTAAAAAAATATTTATGGGTGATGCCGGGTCTTTAGCTTTGGGTTTCATCATAGTAGTTTCAGGAATTATGTTGATCCAAAACTCCGGCAGCCTTCCCGCTCAATCGTTGGCACTTACTGTGGTTATTGGCGCATTGATTCTACCTGTAGCCGATTCTTTACGCGTATATCGTACACGTATTAAAATGGGTTACAGCCCATTCAGACCAGATAAACAACATTTCCATCATCTTTTTATCCAGTTGGGAATCCAACATAAACGCGCCACATTTTTTATTCTATTATCAGCTTTAGCGTTTTTAGCTTTCTCATATTTCTCAGGAGCATATCTAAATGTAACTGTGGTGATTGTTGGTTTAATTGCTATTTATGTAGGTATATGTGCCGTTTTAATTTTAACAAATCAGCTACAGGAATGGAAAAACAAAATCCGAAAAATGGAAAACAAATTTTAATCTACGATTTACTCAATGCATAGCTGGAGCGCGTAGCTAAGATTTGGCTTTGATGCGCTTCTGCCCATTGAGATAATCCAAGGATATGAGGTACCAAAGTTTTTCCCAGCGGACTTAATTCGTATTCTACACGCGGAGGAACTTCAGGAAACACCTCTCTTTGAATCAAACCATCCGCTTCCAAAGTTCTTAATGTAACTGTCAACATCTTCTGCGATATTCCATCAATGGCTTTATACAATTCATTAAAGCGCATCTTTTTTTCCTCAGTACTGGTAAAAGATTCGCTCAAAATAGAAATCACCAACAACGACCATTTATCTCCAAACCGATCTAAAACATTTCGAATAGGACATCCATTCATATTATTTTGCATTTTCTTCTGATTGTAAACTATTTATTTTCAACAAGACTAACCCCCAGGTAAGTAACCTACATTAGCGTACCTTCTTGTGGGAGACAAAAATCCGAAATACCTTTGACTTACGAAAAGTTAGTTACTTCATATTTTATACTATTTTGATTATGAGTGATAAAATAATATATATAATGGATCCGCATTGCGGATGGTGTTATGGAAATAGTCAAAACATTACACAATTAAAGGCGTCCTTTTCAAATCAATTTGAATTTGAAATCCTGGTTGGGGGAATGTGGTTAGGTGCAAACGCCCCATTTGGAGGGCCCCGGTTGGCTTCGTTTATCCAATCTCATGCGCCTAAGATGTCGCAAACTACCGGAGCAGAGGTTTCAGAAAAATATTATCAACTTACATCAGACACTTCTTATCAATTCAGTAGTTTAGAACCATGTGCTGCTATATATCTAGTAAAACAAATAGCTCCGGAAAAGGTATTTGCATTTGCGAAGAAGGTACAAGAAGCTCTTTTTATTGACGGATTACCCTTACATAACATTTCATCATATACGTCCATTTTAGAGGAACTGGATATTGATTTGGCAGAGTTTCAATCCAAATGGATGACTTCCGAAAACATTAAAGAAACACAAAAAGAATTTGAAAAAGCACGCACTTTAGCCAACGGTTTTCCAACTTTGATTTACTCAAAGGAATCCAAAAACTACTTATTGGCTTCTGGTTACTTTGAATTAGATAGAATGAAACAACAACTTCAATCCATAAAAAGCTATGAACTGGAAAAGTAAACGTATTATCATCACTGGAGGAAACTCCGGTATTGGGAAACAATTGGTCACCGATCTTTCCCAACTTGGCGCAAAAATTTCTTTTTGTGGATTGGAACCTGATCAGGTCCGGGAAGTTGCAGAAACTTTCGAGGTAAATGGTGTTGTTGCAGATTTATGTGATGATGCACAACTTCAGACCTTTTTTGAAAACTCTATTTCATATTTAGGTGGATTGGATATTCTGATCAATAATGCAGGTTACGTCATCGCAGAATCTTTCGAAGATCTAAAACGTACCGATTTTGAAAAGATGTTTGCTTTGAACGCTATTGCTCC
This genomic interval from bacterium SCSIO 12643 contains the following:
- a CDS encoding oligosaccharide flippase family protein; the protein is MQLISYIKSSKKMMVLTDQIVFSGNSFLLTILMARILTPEKFGVFASIILGLYLCISILNALVVQPYQVSIAKEKNKEAYTSYSFFYQILLLAIVLILLNSLSFLQLEFLADFNELIMPLMLFASGFIMQDYLRKIFLAQSELDATVLIDGLTAFLQIFVLIAGLYFSFSLYHMLWLLGLAYLPSLLMGIVLLRPSLAQLNLWKNFMNSQWNQSKWLLLTAMVQWWSGNLFVVMSGVFISIEALGAFRLVQSLFGVLNILLQTFENYVLPQASSLLHESAFKAKRYLKSISIRSFALFIMIISVVFVFSEQIIQLAGGAQYVSYAYVIKGMSVLYLIIFIGYPIRLSIRALILNKNFFLGYLISLGFSLISFKYLLHNWGLIGAISGLIASQIIVLTYWQFILIQKKFILWK
- a CDS encoding glycosyltransferase family 4 protein, whose protein sequence is MEIIHLILGKANPDRMNGVNKVVFQLTSWQKKAGRNVSVWGITQELSHNYEKRNFQTRLFQAEKNPFAIHASLKEAILEKKDSAVFHLHGGWIPVYSSISKLMADHQIKFVLTPHGAYNKIAMNRSKWVKKVYYQFFEKQLIHRAACIHCIGQSERDGLNDLFPNKKSSLIPYGIDLKNGENTSLKNNNEFIIGFVGRLDVYTKGLDLLLASFREFHKLEPNSKLWIIGDGKERTVLEFLALEYHIENAVIFWGSKYGDEKNALIQKMDVFAHPSRNEGLPSSILEAAHLGIASVVSHATNIADYISEAHAGIAVDNENESELTHAFSELKQLKKKNKLKAIGLNAKKMVHTFFNWKNIVPQYDQLYQQ
- a CDS encoding O-antigen ligase family protein, with amino-acid sequence MIRDQTIVKEQFLKSTGQYLFILLLLMVACFFTWSENVMITRAIKVVGRLGVLAGSYLVYRRIVQFGAVDSLKWNNPLAIGLYGLYLLMGFASFAWSTNVGYSALQWFMTSQTLVFCYFFIKSIYLLDIYFQDHRIRIFNLLGNVSFSLILLFVVGMWTLPDIFFRLTHGGEEARLGGYFMNPNELGMLAGLGIAGLIFDLFQNDRKKWWTVVKLLVLFYGLYATGSRSSLIGAFLIIGFHIFQSSNKKLKYISIGMMLLVTPIAVHKVIFKDGDQSRMEEVLSMTGRLPFWTALINEGLPKEPLLGYGFMRIAYKEYFQGVHTYPGKMTHNTFIQVLMNLGFIGLTVILFHLIFTFYGIFHEPQLKKQVLLTLLIPLIINSFTEFGIFGESNYGILFYQLILMYISFQPRMVLSPRERIYLRKKRPELELISDSRI
- a CDS encoding acyltransferase, yielding MKSLIENIIQLRNPNFKLDPDLNSYAFFQFVWVQTWNMVRGLKLLFYFKNPKGALLGRSVRFFNTPKIQFGSFLKLGERVYMSALGKQGISLGNNVSIGDFSRVIVSTSFDHLGEYIKIGNNVGIGEFAYLGGAGGLEIGDDCIVGQYLSCHPENHHADQPNIPIRMQGVYRKGISIGSNCWIGSKVTILDGVQIGSGCVIAAGSVVTKSFEPNSIIGGVPAKLLKSRF
- a CDS encoding glycosyltransferase, whose amino-acid sequence is MKTKKTILATTYAVNPFKGSEDGMGWNFVCQIARFHSVIAITRENNREDIERYMQQHPNDIYENITFLYFDLPYWMRFWKKGSRGAMLYYWMWQYGVVSFIRKQNIHFDIVHNLNFHNDWTPSYLWKLNKPFVWGPVGHHPKIPTQYLKAYKFMYQVKDSCTWFVKKLFWNGSIALKNTVKNANHVLCMNTSVQTKLKLKTNQHSIMPSVATEDFGSPKSTKSKKFTLISAGRLVPLKGFDLSILAFASFLKHIPLPHRNDCELIIVGKGPELKKYQDLCKENQILPYVKFIDWIDRKDLMELFRSATAFLFPSHEGAGMVVAEALSFGLPVICLDNEGPGEFIDDSCGFRIPVQSYENTIRDLDSAIHQLYIKPHLLKEMKQNARKKFEESFHWDRRGEALNHMYQNL
- a CDS encoding glycosyltransferase family 4 protein, which encodes MKIFAFHLLNDYSGSPKVLMQLIKGWTKNNIDVHLVTSKGRDGFLSNLDDVSYHHFWYQWAKNPYLRFINLTISQLILIFSLWFKVRKDDIIYVNTVLPFGAGILGKLKGCKVIYHIHETTINPPVFKKMVFGIAKWSGSEVIFVSEFLARQEPFENTKTHILYNAIENSFLETASQNRKKTKSPSHVLMVCSLKDYKGVQEFVQLAQQNLNFNFKLVLNASQQEIDSYFEAVDRPLNLQIFHSQTNLHPFYQWADVILNLSRPHQWVETFGLTIIEGMAYGIPAIVPPVGGITELVQENTNGYKVDCRKTHLLNEKLNQLFSQKEKYEQMIQYNINKINHYSENSFIRKNLSILSLL
- a CDS encoding DUF1972 domain-containing protein, with the protein product MKTKVAIIGTVGLPAKYGGFETLASHLVKHLKDKFDFTVYCSSKSYAKEEQQTHYQSARLKYIPLKANGAQSILYDALSIFHALFYADVLLVLGVAGAWTFPFIKWFTNKKIIVSIDGIEWKRDKWNLLAKSYLFWAESIAVKYSNIDISDNESIQDYTAMRYNSLSRIIEYGADHTIKSSVTYKDIQKFPFLSGAYAFKVCRIEPENNVGMVLDAFSKLPKYNIVIVGNWNNSPYGIKLRLQYESYKNIHLLDPIYDQKILDVLRGNALLYIHGHSAGGTNPSLVEAMYLGLPIASFGVSYNRTTTENKAHYFQSSKELVQIIKSSKVSQLKKQGHLMKMIACRRYTWKIIADKYQNLIFEAMVVKSKSPVQKPINYQLNMQLNQMELGHLNSQQLFFEKR